The following proteins are co-located in the Malus sylvestris chromosome 13, drMalSylv7.2, whole genome shotgun sequence genome:
- the LOC126597296 gene encoding glycine-rich cell wall structural protein 1: protein MGRGSRRSQRLALFSLFCIQILAVSVVARNVVSVRRDEEGKNLAGGGGFGAGGGVGGGGGGAGGGAGGGFGGGGGGGAGGGGGFGAGVGGGVGGGHGVGGGVGGGFGKGGGIGGGIGKGGGVGGGAGGGFGKGGGVGGGIGKGGGIGKGGGAGGGFGKGGGIGKGGGVGGGAGGGFGKGGGGGGGAGGGFGKGGGAGGGFGKGGGVGGGIGKGGGVGGGAGGGLGKGGGVGGSGGFGKGGGIGGGAGGGFGKGGGVGGGIGKGGGIGGGGGFGKGGGIGGGIGKGGGVGGGVGGGSGGGIGGGFGNGGGVGGGIGGGSGGGFGGGGGFGGGAGNGGGFGGGGGAGRGGGIGHH, encoded by the coding sequence ATGGGACGCGGTAGTAGGAGATCGCAGCGGCTtgctttgttttctttgttttgtattCAAATTCTTGCAGTGAGTGTGGTTGCAAGGAACGTAGTGAGTGTGAGGCGTGATGAGGAGGGGAAGAACTTAGCTGGTGGTGGAGGATTTGGCGCTGGAGGTGGAGTAGGCGGAGGTGGTGGTGGGGCTGGAGGCGGTGCTGGTGGTGGttttggaggtggtggtgggggTGGAGCTGGAGGCGGTGGAGGATTTGGAGCTGGAGTTGGTGGAGGAGTAGGTGGTGGGCATGGGGTTGGAGGTGGCGTTGGTGGTGGGTTTGGTAAAGGTGGTGGCATTGGTGGTGGGATTGGTAAGGGTGGAGGAGTAggtggtggtgctggtggtggATTTGGCAAGGGTGGTGGTGTCGGTGGTGGAATTGGAAAGGGTGGAGGAATAGGAAAAGGTGGTGGAGCAGGTGGTGGTTTTggaaaaggaggaggcattggcaAGGGTGGTGGAGTTGGAGGAGGAGCCGGTGGTGGGTTTGGaaaaggtggtggtggtggtggcggagCCGGTGGTGGCTTTGGAAAAGGTGGTGGAGCAGGTGGTGGATTTGGTAAAGGTGGCGGTGTTGGTGGGGGAATAGGAAAAGGGGGAGGTGTTGGTGGTGGAGCTGGTGGTGGCCTTGGAAAAGGTGGAGGTGTCGGTGGCAGTGGTGGCTTTGGAAAAGGTGGCGGTATTGGCGGGGGAGCAGGAGGAGGGTTTGGTAAAGGTGGTGGAGTAGGTGGAGGCATTGGAAAGGGTGGTGgaattggtggtggtggtggttttgGTAAAGGTGGTGGTATTGGAGGAGGAATTGGCAAAGGTGGGGGAGTTGGCGGTGGCGTTGGAGGCGGCTCTGGCGGTGGGATTGGGGGCGGATTTGGCAACGGTGGTGGTGTCGGAGGAGGAATAGGGGGAGGTTCTGGTGGTGGATTTGGAGGCGGTGGCGGATTTGGTGGAGGAGCAGGCAATGGTGGTGGATTTGGTGGGGGTGGTGGTGCTGGTCGAGGTGGTGGTATTGGACACCACTGA